The following coding sequences lie in one Anomalospiza imberbis isolate Cuckoo-Finch-1a 21T00152 unplaced genomic scaffold, ASM3175350v1 scaffold_82, whole genome shotgun sequence genomic window:
- the LOC137467860 gene encoding TERF1-interacting nuclear factor 2 isoform X1: MGGSDVSPSPSLRLALAGAWWALRGRGLSGRGPGGRGLDGRGWGRLLALLEAVGGGAPALLPPQHRASLSLGLRAQVVTSLLEELGPSPAVLDALDWLFPEGAGPGSGHALKTLEDRPLVGVAEEQFREQVLGILGSGRGLEPFLQEYGPRFRRCLARLFLGFLGRLERALPPPHLPQLEQLCLSHAPPGSRPRPLPRLQRYFAEVRHAHPAPVPRPLPSQKTTPTPKPRPRRRRLRPLRFSPFDADGEGDRDRHRAHGQGGADQGARGGEGGDPPPAAAADLQRQADER; this comes from the exons ATGGGCGGGAGTGACGtcag cccctccccctccctgcGCTTGGCCCTGGCCGGGGCCTGGTGGGCGCTGAGGGGGCGTGGCCTGTCGGGGCGCGGCCCAGGGGGGCGTGGCCTGGATGGGCGTGGCTGGGGGCGGCTCCTGGCGCTGCTGGAGGCCGTGGGGGGCGGGGCCCCGGCGCTGCTGCCCCCCCAGCACCGGGCCAGCCTCAGCCTGGGGCTGCGGGCACAG GTGGTGACGTCACTGCTGGAGGAGCTCGGCCCCtcccctgctgtgctggacGCGCTGGATTGGCTCTTCCcagagggggcggggccagggaGCGGACACGCCCTCAAG ACGCTGGAAGATCGCCCCCTGGTGGGCGTGGCCGAGGAGCAATTCCGGGAGCAGgtgctgggaattctgggaagtGGGCGGGGCCTGGAGCCCTTCCTGCAG GAGTACGGGCCGCGCTTCCGCCGCTGCCTGGCCCGGCTCTTCCTGGGCTTCCTGGGGCGCCTGGAGCGTGCCCTGCCCCCACCGCACCTGCCCCAG ctggagcagctctgtctAAGCCACGCCCCTCCGGGCTCCAGGCCACGCCCCCTCCCTCGCCTGCAGCGTTATTTCGCCGAGGTCCGCCACGCCCACCCAG CCCCAGTTCCACGCCCACTCCCGTCTCAGAAAACCACGCCCAC GCCTAAaccccgcccccgccgccgcagGCTCCGCCCACTCCGCTTCTCCCCCTTCG ACGCTGACGGGGAAGGAGATCGAGATCGACATCGAGCCCACGGACAAG GTGGAGCGGATCAAGGAGCgcgtggaggagaaggaggggatcCCCCCCCAGCAGCAGCGGCTGATCTACAGCGGCAAGCAGAT GAACGATGA
- the LOC137467860 gene encoding NEDD8 isoform X2 — protein sequence MLIKVKTLTGKEIEIDIEPTDKVERIKERVEEKEGIPPQQQRLIYSGKQMNDEKTAADYKIQGGSVLHLVLALRGGVARP from the exons ATGCTCATCAAAGTcaag ACGCTGACGGGGAAGGAGATCGAGATCGACATCGAGCCCACGGACAAG GTGGAGCGGATCAAGGAGCgcgtggaggagaaggaggggatcCCCCCCCAGCAGCAGCGGCTGATCTACAGCGGCAAGCAGAT GAACGATGAGAAGACGGCGGCCGACTACAAAATCCAGGGGGGCTCCGTCCTCCATCTTGTGCTGGCCCTGCGGGGAGGCGTGGCCAGGCCGTGA